One segment of Pan paniscus chromosome 20, NHGRI_mPanPan1-v2.0_pri, whole genome shotgun sequence DNA contains the following:
- the KLK8 gene encoding kallikrein-8 isoform X2, giving the protein MGRPRPRAAKTWMFLLLLGGAWAGRFWRPPGV; this is encoded by the exons ATGGGACGCCCCCGACCTCGTGCGGCCAAGACGTGGATGTTCCTGCTCTTGCTGGGGGGAGCCTGGGCAG GGCGATTCTGGAGGCCCCCTGGTGTGTGA
- the KLK9 gene encoding kallikrein-9, with translation MKLGLLCALLSLLAGHGWADTRAIGAEECRPNSQPWQAGLFHLTRLFCGATLISDRWLLTAAHCRKPYLWVRLGEHHLWKWEGPEQLFRVTDFFPHPGFNKDLSANDHNDDIMLIRLPRQARLSPAVQPLNLSQTCVSPGMQCLISGWGAVSSPKALFPVTLQCANISILENKLCHWAYPGHISDSMLCAGLWEGGRGSCQGDSGGPLVCNGTLAGVVSGGAEPCSRPRRPAVYTSVCHYLDWIQEIMEN, from the exons ATGAAGCTGGGACTCCTCTGTGCTCTGCTCTCTCTGCTGGCAG GGCATGGCTGGGCAGACACCCGTGCCATCGGGGCCGAGGAATGTCGCCCCAACTCCCAGCCTTGGCAGGCCGGCCTCTTCCACCTCACTCGGCTCTTCTGTGGGGCGACCCTCATCAGTGACCGCTGGCTGCTCACAGCTGCCCACTGCCGCAAGCC GTATCTGTGGGTCCGCCTTGGAGAGCACCACCTCTGGAAATGGGAGGGTCCGGAGCAGCTGTTCCGGGTTACGGACTTCTTCCCCCACCCTGGCTTCAACAAGGACCTCAGCGCCAATGACCACAATGATGACATCATGCTGATCCGCCTGCCCAGGCAGGCACGTCTGAGTCCTGCTGTGCAGCCCCTCAACCTCAGCCAGACCTGTGTCTCCCCAGGCATGCAGTGTCTCATCTCAGGCTGGGGGGCCGTGTCCAGCCCCAAGG CGCTGTTTCCAGTCACACTGCAGTGTGCCAACATCAGCATTCTGGAGAACAAACTCTGTCACTGGGCATACCCTGGCCACATCTCGGACAGCATGCTCTGTGCGGGCCTGTGGGAGGGGGGCCGAGGTTCCTGCCAG GGTGACTCTGGGGGCCCCCTGGTTTGCAATGGAACCTTGGCAGGCGTGGTGTCTGGGGGTGCTGAGCCCTGCTCCAGACCCCGGCGCCCCGCAGTCTACACCAGCGTATGCCACTACCTTGACTGGATCCAAGAAATCATGGAGAACTGA
- the KLK8 gene encoding kallikrein-8 isoform X1 encodes MLLQLRDQASLGSKVKPISLADHCTQPGQKCTVSGWGTVTSPRENFPDTLNCAEVKIFPQKKCEDAYPGQITDGMVCAGSSKGADTCQGDSGGPLVCDGALQGITSWGSDPCGRSDKPGVYTNICRYLDWIKKIIGSKG; translated from the exons ATGCTTCTTCAACTGCGTGACCAGGCATCCCTGGGGTCCAAAGTGAAGCCCATCAGCCTGGCAGatcattgcacccagcctggccaGAAGTGCACCGTCTCAGGCTGGGGCACTGTCACCAGTCCCCGAG AGAATTTTCCTGACACTCTCAACTGTGCAGAAGTAAAAATCTTTCCCCAGAAGAAGTGTGAGGATGCTTACCCGGGGCAGATCACAGATGGCATGGTCTGTGCAGGCAGCAGCAAAGGGGCTGACACGTGCCAG GGCGATTCTGGAGGCCCCCTGGTGTGTGACGGTGCACTCCAGGGCATCACATCCTGGGGCTCAGACCCCTGTGGGAGGTCCGACAAACCTGGcgtctacaccaacatctgccgCTACCTGGACTGGATCAAGAAGATCATAGGCAGCAAGGGCTGA
- the KLK8 gene encoding kallikrein-8 isoform X3, with amino-acid sequence MGRPRPRAAKTWMFLLLLGGAWAGHSRAQEDKVLGGHECQPHSQPWQAALFQGQQLLCGGVLVGGNWVLTAAHCKKPKYTVRLGDHSLQNKDGPEQEIPVVQSIPHPCYNSSDVEDHNHDLMLLQLRDQASLGSKVKPISLADHCTQPGQKCTVSGWGTVTSPRENFPDTLNCAEVKIFPQKKCEDAYPGQITDGMVCAGSSKGADTCQGDSGGPLVCDGALQGITSWGSDPCGRSDKPGVYTNICRYLDWIKKIIGSKG; translated from the exons ATGGGACGCCCCCGACCTCGTGCGGCCAAGACGTGGATGTTCCTGCTCTTGCTGGGGGGAGCCTGGGCAG GACACTCCAGGGCACAGGAGGACAAGGTGCTGGGGGGTCATGAGTGCCAACCCCATTCGCAGCCTTGGCAGGCGGCCTTGTTCCAGGGCCAGCAACTACTCTGTGGCGGTGTCCTTGTAGGTGGCAACTGGGTCCTTACAGCTGCCCACTGTAAAAAACC GAAATACACAGTACGCCTGGGAGACCACAGCCTACAGAATAAAGATGGCCCAGAGCAAGAAATACCTGTGGTGCAGTCCATCCCACACCCCTGCTACAACAGCAGCGACGTGGAGGACCACAACCACGATCTGATGCTTCTTCAACTGCGTGACCAGGCATCCCTGGGGTCCAAAGTGAAGCCCATCAGCCTGGCAGatcattgcacccagcctggccaGAAGTGCACCGTCTCAGGCTGGGGCACTGTCACCAGTCCCCGAG AGAATTTTCCTGACACTCTCAACTGTGCAGAAGTAAAAATCTTTCCCCAGAAGAAGTGTGAGGATGCTTACCCGGGGCAGATCACAGATGGCATGGTCTGTGCAGGCAGCAGCAAAGGGGCTGACACGTGCCAG GGCGATTCTGGAGGCCCCCTGGTGTGTGACGGTGCACTCCAGGGCATCACATCCTGGGGCTCAGACCCCTGTGGGAGGTCCGACAAACCTGGcgtctacaccaacatctgccgCTACCTGGACTGGATCAAGAAGATCATAGGCAGCAAGGGCTGA
- the KLK7 gene encoding kallikrein-7 isoform X2 yields MARSLLLPLQILLLSLALETAGEEGQGDKIIDGAPCARGSHPWQVALLSGNQLHCGGVLVNEHWVLTAAHCKMNEYTVHLGSDTLGDRRAQRIKASKSFRHPGYSTQTHVNDLMLVKLNSQARLSSMVKKVRLPSRCEPPGTTCTVSGWGTTTSPDVTFPSDLMCVDVKLISPQDCTKVYKDLLENSMLCAGIPDSKKNACNGDSGGPLVCRGTLQGLVSWGTFPCGQPNDPGVYTQVCKFTKWINDTMKKHR; encoded by the exons ATGGCAAGATCTCTTCTCCTGCCCCTGCAGATCCTACTGCTATCCTTAGCCCTGGAAACTGCAGGAGAAGAAG GCCAGGGTGACAAGATTATTGATGGCGCCCCATGTGCAAGAGGCTCCCACCCATGGCAGGTGGCCCTGCTCAGTGGCAATCAGCTCCACTGCGGAGGCGTCCTGGTCAATGAGCACTGGGTGCTCACTGCCGCCCACTGCAAGATGAA TGAGTACACCGTGCACCTGGGCAGTGATACGCTGGGCGACAGGAGAGCTCAGAGGATCAAGGCCTCGAAGTCATTCCGCCACCCCGGCTACTCCACACAGACCCATGTTAATGACCTCATGCTCGTGAAGCTCAATAGCCAGGCCAGGCTGTCATCCATGGTGAAGAAAGTCAGGCTGCCCTCCCGCTGCGAACCCCCTGGAACCACCTGTACTGTCTCCGGCTGGGGCACTACCACGAGCCCAGATG TGACCTTTCCCTCTGACCTCATGTGCGTGGATGTCAAGCTCATCTCCCCGCAGGACTGCACGAAGGTTTATAAGGACTTACTGGAAAATTCCATGCTGTGCGCTGGCATCCCCGACTCCAAGAAAAACGCCTGCAAT GGTGACTCAGGGGGACCGTTGGTGTGCAGAGGTACCCTGCAAGGTCTGGTGTCCTGGGGAACTTTCCCTTGCGGCCAACCCAATGACCCAGGAGTCTACACTCAAGTCTGCAAGTTCACCAAGTGGATAAATGACACCATGAAAAAGCATCGCTAA
- the KLK7 gene encoding kallikrein-7 isoform X1 has product MCGGAGAGHRPSFGGRVERECSGANCSRFVRVPDNQNRKCRRGCPRVGSACTPGRWGRAWGGGWYKRTAQQRAGDFGTQLCASPSRNLDHIRSSRGQGDKIIDGAPCARGSHPWQVALLSGNQLHCGGVLVNEHWVLTAAHCKMNEYTVHLGSDTLGDRRAQRIKASKSFRHPGYSTQTHVNDLMLVKLNSQARLSSMVKKVRLPSRCEPPGTTCTVSGWGTTTSPDVTFPSDLMCVDVKLISPQDCTKVYKDLLENSMLCAGIPDSKKNACNGDSGGPLVCRGTLQGLVSWGTFPCGQPNDPGVYTQVCKFTKWINDTMKKHR; this is encoded by the exons ATGTGCGGGGGCGCAGGAGCTGGGCACCGCCCGTCCTTCGGAGGGAGGGTGGAgagagagtgcagtggtgccaattGCTCTCGCTTCGTCAGGGTTCCAGATAACCAGAACCGCAAATGCAGGCGGGGGTGTCCCAGAGTCGGCTCCGCCTGCACCCCAGGGCGCTGGGGCCGGGCATGGGGCGGGGGGTGGTATAAGAGGACGGCCCAGCAGAGGGCTGGAGATTTTGGAACCCAGCTGTGTGCCAGCCCAAGTCGGAACTTGGATCACATCAGATCCTCTCGAG GCCAGGGTGACAAGATTATTGATGGCGCCCCATGTGCAAGAGGCTCCCACCCATGGCAGGTGGCCCTGCTCAGTGGCAATCAGCTCCACTGCGGAGGCGTCCTGGTCAATGAGCACTGGGTGCTCACTGCCGCCCACTGCAAGATGAA TGAGTACACCGTGCACCTGGGCAGTGATACGCTGGGCGACAGGAGAGCTCAGAGGATCAAGGCCTCGAAGTCATTCCGCCACCCCGGCTACTCCACACAGACCCATGTTAATGACCTCATGCTCGTGAAGCTCAATAGCCAGGCCAGGCTGTCATCCATGGTGAAGAAAGTCAGGCTGCCCTCCCGCTGCGAACCCCCTGGAACCACCTGTACTGTCTCCGGCTGGGGCACTACCACGAGCCCAGATG TGACCTTTCCCTCTGACCTCATGTGCGTGGATGTCAAGCTCATCTCCCCGCAGGACTGCACGAAGGTTTATAAGGACTTACTGGAAAATTCCATGCTGTGCGCTGGCATCCCCGACTCCAAGAAAAACGCCTGCAAT GGTGACTCAGGGGGACCGTTGGTGTGCAGAGGTACCCTGCAAGGTCTGGTGTCCTGGGGAACTTTCCCTTGCGGCCAACCCAATGACCCAGGAGTCTACACTCAAGTCTGCAAGTTCACCAAGTGGATAAATGACACCATGAAAAAGCATCGCTAA